One part of the Sphingopyxis sp. PAMC25046 genome encodes these proteins:
- a CDS encoding PadR family transcriptional regulator, translating into MVRSRRPSKQMLLLLNILWVRTQQWRHGYELMKETGLQSGTLYPLLMRMHEQGLVEAEWREPERPGRPARHAYRLSAAGVALAREVAVQAGGFVGEVART; encoded by the coding sequence ATGGTCCGATCACGACGCCCCTCGAAGCAGATGCTGCTCCTCCTGAACATCCTGTGGGTGCGCACGCAGCAATGGCGGCACGGCTATGAACTGATGAAGGAAACCGGTCTTCAGTCGGGGACGCTCTATCCGCTGCTGATGCGCATGCACGAGCAGGGGCTGGTCGAGGCCGAATGGCGCGAGCCCGAGCGGCCGGGCCGTCCGGCCCGCCACGCCTATCGCCTGAGCGCGGCGGGCGTGGCGCTGGCGCGGGAGGTAGCGGTGCAAGCGGGTGGATTCGTCGGGGAGGTTGCACGAACATGA
- a CDS encoding patatin-like phospholipase family protein has product MAGGLAIVLSGGGAKGAFQVGVVHELVVNRGVRLDIVAGVSTGAIQALGVAQDDVPALLDAWLGIRGNSSIYKSRPLGVVGGLLGEDALYDTGPLKRLLKGFANETKLRASGRKLLLGVVNLGTGTYRTIDESVPGIHNWVYASCAMPLFFDPLKTRASDGAEEQWVDGGVRDVTPLSSALEMNPRGVIAVRASPAPQPGAVRTFPNLIKIGLRAVDILQSEVSANDLAGAALINDLIAAREAQLRALQSEGIGGAQAARILRPLDVQIARYRFAPIRIIEPEEEVAETLEFNPAKIRAAIDAGRRAVDREWDALEPLLS; this is encoded by the coding sequence ATGGCAGGCGGTCTGGCAATCGTATTGAGCGGCGGCGGCGCCAAGGGCGCCTTCCAGGTCGGCGTCGTCCACGAACTCGTCGTCAATCGCGGCGTCCGGCTCGACATCGTCGCCGGCGTCTCGACCGGCGCGATTCAGGCGCTCGGCGTCGCGCAGGACGATGTCCCCGCGCTGCTCGACGCCTGGCTCGGCATCCGCGGCAACAGCTCGATCTACAAGTCGCGCCCGCTCGGCGTCGTCGGCGGGCTGCTCGGCGAGGACGCGCTCTACGACACCGGCCCCCTCAAACGCTTGCTCAAGGGCTTCGCGAATGAGACGAAATTGCGCGCAAGCGGGCGCAAACTCCTGCTCGGCGTCGTCAATCTCGGCACCGGCACCTATCGCACGATCGACGAAAGCGTACCCGGCATCCACAATTGGGTTTACGCCAGCTGCGCGATGCCGCTCTTCTTCGATCCGCTCAAAACGCGTGCCAGCGACGGAGCCGAGGAACAATGGGTCGACGGCGGCGTGCGCGACGTGACTCCTTTGAGTTCGGCGCTCGAAATGAACCCGCGCGGCGTGATCGCGGTGCGCGCCTCGCCCGCGCCGCAGCCCGGCGCGGTGCGCACTTTCCCCAATCTCATCAAGATCGGGCTGCGCGCCGTCGACATCCTCCAGTCGGAGGTCTCGGCGAACGACCTCGCCGGCGCGGCGCTGATCAACGACCTGATCGCCGCGCGCGAGGCGCAGCTCCGCGCGCTCCAGAGCGAGGGCATCGGCGGCGCGCAGGCCGCGCGCATCCTCCGCCCGCTCGACGTCCAGATCGCGCGCTACCGCTTCGCGCCGATCCGTATCATCGAGCCCGAGGAGGAAGTCGCCGAAACGCTCGAATTCAACCCCGCGAAAATCCGCGCCGCGATCGACGCCGGCCGCCGCGCCGTCGACCGCGAATGGGACGCGCTCGAACCTTTGCTGAGCTGA
- a CDS encoding NAD(P)/FAD-dependent oxidoreductase: MTNAQVSKNRPTSADVAIIGAGPAGLTAAYLLTQQGYKVTVIEKDPVYVGGISRTVEHEGFRFDIGGHRFFSKSREVVELWNEILPDDFIERPRMSRIYYEGKFYSYPLRAFEALWNLGVVRSTLCMISYAKAKLLPKKKVRSFEDWTINQFGQKLYSIFFKTYTEKVWGMPCDEMSADWAAQRIKGLSLGGAVIDGLKRSLGLNKKPNDGMATKTLLETFRYPRLGPGMMWEAARDKVIAGGNHVLMAYSFKQLTQDQKTGRWRMTATGPDGDVVIDAGHVISSAPMRELAARIHPLPACALTAAPKLNYRDFLTVALKIRSEDLFPDNWIYIHDSKVQVGRVQNFRSWSPEMVPDPAIACVGLEYFCFEGDGLWSASDEQLVALATKEMEILGLCDPEDVVGGAVVRQEKAYPVYDDDYAAHVETMRSELEARYPTLHMVGRNGMHRYNNQDHAMMTAMLTVRNIVAGEKLYDIWGVNEDAEYHESGTEGEQAALASVREVPARVAKAA, from the coding sequence GTGACCAACGCCCAAGTGTCGAAAAATCGTCCGACGAGCGCCGACGTCGCCATCATCGGCGCGGGGCCTGCGGGCCTGACCGCCGCCTATCTGCTGACGCAGCAGGGGTATAAAGTGACGGTGATCGAGAAGGATCCGGTTTATGTCGGCGGGATCAGCCGGACGGTCGAGCATGAGGGGTTTCGGTTCGATATCGGTGGGCACCGCTTCTTTTCGAAAAGCCGCGAAGTCGTCGAGCTGTGGAACGAGATTTTGCCCGACGATTTCATCGAGCGGCCGCGGATGAGCCGCATCTATTACGAGGGCAAATTCTATTCCTACCCGCTGCGGGCGTTCGAGGCGCTGTGGAACCTCGGCGTCGTGCGCTCGACCTTGTGCATGATAAGCTATGCCAAGGCGAAGCTGCTGCCGAAGAAGAAGGTGCGCAGTTTCGAGGACTGGACGATCAACCAGTTCGGGCAGAAGCTTTATTCGATCTTTTTCAAAACCTATACCGAGAAGGTGTGGGGTATGCCGTGCGACGAAATGTCGGCCGACTGGGCGGCGCAGCGCATCAAGGGGCTGAGCCTCGGCGGCGCGGTGATCGACGGGTTGAAGCGCAGCCTCGGGCTCAACAAAAAGCCCAATGACGGCATGGCGACCAAGACCCTGCTCGAAACCTTCCGCTATCCGCGCCTCGGCCCCGGCATGATGTGGGAGGCGGCGCGCGACAAGGTGATCGCGGGCGGCAACCATGTGCTGATGGCGTACAGCTTCAAGCAGCTGACGCAGGATCAGAAGACCGGCCGCTGGCGGATGACCGCGACCGGACCCGACGGCGATGTCGTGATCGATGCGGGCCATGTCATCAGCTCGGCGCCGATGCGCGAACTCGCGGCGCGGATCCATCCGCTTCCGGCGTGCGCGCTCACCGCGGCGCCCAAGCTTAACTATCGGGACTTTTTGACCGTCGCGCTCAAGATTCGTTCGGAGGATCTGTTCCCCGACAACTGGATTTATATCCACGACAGCAAGGTGCAGGTCGGCCGGGTGCAGAATTTCCGTAGCTGGTCGCCCGAAATGGTGCCCGATCCTGCGATCGCGTGCGTGGGTCTTGAATATTTCTGTTTCGAGGGCGACGGGCTCTGGTCCGCGAGCGACGAGCAACTGGTCGCGCTTGCGACGAAGGAAATGGAAATCCTGGGGCTTTGCGATCCCGAAGATGTCGTCGGCGGCGCAGTGGTGCGGCAGGAAAAGGCCTACCCCGTCTATGACGATGATTATGCCGCGCATGTCGAGACGATGCGGAGCGAGCTCGAAGCGCGTTACCCGACGCTGCATATGGTCGGGCGCAACGGCATGCACCGCTATAACAACCAGGATCATGCGATGATGACCGCGATGCTGACGGTGCGCAACATCGTCGCGGGCGAGAAGCTCTATGATATCTGGGGCGTCAACGAGGATGCCGAATATCATGAGAGCGGCACCGAGGGCGAACAGGCGGCGCTGGCGTCGGTCCGCGAGGTGCCGGCGCGCGTCGCGAAGGCCGCCTGA
- a CDS encoding GtrA family protein, protein MQPIAKLIASVRRGEIRWLNYLLASGLALGSDAGLFLLLLDAGLAPVTASATGYCAGILVHWIISSRLVFADGAAARGTGERHRQKLLFVGSALVGLAVTTAIVGGGSALGIDPRLAKLAAIAVSFQTTYLLRRHIVFRAAAA, encoded by the coding sequence ATGCAACCTATTGCCAAATTGATCGCGTCGGTGCGGCGCGGCGAGATCCGCTGGCTGAACTATCTGCTCGCGAGCGGGCTGGCGCTCGGCAGCGACGCGGGGCTGTTCCTGCTGCTGCTCGACGCCGGGCTGGCGCCGGTGACGGCGTCGGCGACCGGCTATTGCGCCGGGATTCTCGTCCACTGGATCATCTCGAGCCGGCTCGTCTTCGCCGACGGCGCCGCGGCGCGCGGCACGGGTGAACGCCATCGCCAGAAATTGCTCTTCGTCGGGTCGGCGCTGGTCGGCCTCGCGGTCACAACCGCGATCGTCGGCGGCGGCAGCGCGCTGGGGATAGACCCCCGGCTCGCCAAGCTCGCGGCGATCGCCGTGAGTTTCCAGACCACCTATCTGCTGCGCCGCCATATCGTCTTCAGGGCCGCCGCGGCGTGA
- the msrB gene encoding peptide-methionine (R)-S-oxide reductase MsrB: MIERRYLLGGLALGGAIIGAPMLFAKSARPKAQAGWQLSDAEWKKRLSPLQYRVLREAATERAFTSPLDKEKRAGTFVCAGCALPLYSSKTKFDSGTGWPSFWAPLGGAIGTSTDYDLGYARTEVHCRRCGGHLGHVFNDGPKPTGKRYCMNGAALAFRAA; this comes from the coding sequence ATGATCGAACGTCGTTACCTTCTCGGCGGACTCGCGCTCGGCGGCGCCATCATCGGCGCGCCGATGCTCTTCGCCAAATCGGCGCGGCCGAAAGCGCAGGCCGGTTGGCAGCTCAGCGACGCCGAGTGGAAAAAGCGCCTGTCGCCGCTTCAGTATCGCGTGCTGCGCGAAGCGGCGACCGAGCGCGCCTTCACCAGCCCGCTCGACAAGGAAAAGCGCGCCGGCACCTTCGTCTGCGCCGGCTGCGCGCTGCCGCTCTATTCGAGCAAGACCAAGTTCGACAGCGGCACCGGCTGGCCGAGCTTCTGGGCGCCGCTGGGGGGTGCGATCGGCACCTCGACCGACTACGACCTCGGCTATGCGCGCACCGAAGTGCATTGCCGGCGCTGCGGCGGCCATCTCGGCCATGTCTTCAACGACGGGCCGAAGCCGACAGGCAAGCGTTATTGTATGAACGGCGCGGCGCTCGCCTTCCGCGCCGCCTGA
- a CDS encoding cytochrome P450, translating to MATAAAPQPVTDRYDMSPAAIYSEDRWQEPFAEIRKAGGIVKCEDSVHGPYWNIASHQAIQHVEALPDIYSSSWEYGGITILERDEDEDFRLPMFIAMDRPQHTEQRRTVAPAFTPAEMTRLSDDIRRRTGEVLDGLPWGETFDWVDRVSMELTTQMLALLFDFPWEDRRKLTEWSDWMGDVELAQKVELKEQRRAVLEEAFVYFQKLWMEKLGQPPTPDLLSMMLHSEAMRNMDKYEFIGNLVLLIVGGNDTTRNTMSGLAYGLDKYPDERAKLEADPALIPNAVSEIIRWQTPLAHMRRTALADADLFGHQIKKGDKLILWYLSANRDESVFDDGDALRLDRENARRHLSFGYGVHRCVGARLAELQLRILLEEMAARRMRVTVAGEPERVHACFVHGFRALPVQIAKY from the coding sequence ATGGCGACTGCAGCCGCGCCCCAGCCCGTCACCGACCGCTACGACATGAGCCCCGCGGCGATCTATTCCGAAGATCGCTGGCAGGAACCTTTCGCCGAAATCCGCAAGGCGGGCGGCATCGTCAAATGCGAGGACAGCGTCCACGGCCCCTATTGGAATATCGCCAGCCATCAGGCGATCCAGCATGTCGAGGCGCTGCCCGACATCTACAGCTCCTCGTGGGAATATGGCGGGATCACGATCCTCGAACGCGACGAGGATGAGGATTTCCGCCTGCCGATGTTCATCGCGATGGACCGGCCGCAGCACACCGAGCAGCGCCGCACCGTCGCGCCCGCCTTCACCCCCGCCGAAATGACACGGCTGTCGGACGATATCCGCCGCCGCACCGGCGAGGTGCTCGACGGGCTGCCGTGGGGCGAGACGTTCGACTGGGTCGACCGCGTGTCGATGGAACTGACGACGCAGATGCTCGCCCTGCTCTTCGATTTCCCGTGGGAGGACCGGCGCAAATTGACCGAATGGTCCGACTGGATGGGCGATGTCGAGCTCGCGCAAAAGGTCGAACTCAAGGAACAGCGCCGCGCGGTGCTCGAAGAAGCGTTCGTCTATTTCCAGAAACTGTGGATGGAAAAGCTGGGTCAGCCACCGACGCCCGACCTGCTGTCGATGATGCTGCACAGCGAAGCGATGCGCAACATGGACAAATATGAGTTCATCGGGAATCTCGTCCTCCTCATCGTCGGCGGCAACGACACGACGCGCAACACCATGTCGGGGCTCGCTTATGGGCTCGACAAATATCCCGACGAGCGCGCGAAGCTCGAGGCCGATCCCGCGCTCATCCCCAATGCGGTGAGCGAGATCATCCGCTGGCAGACCCCACTCGCGCATATGCGCCGCACCGCGCTCGCCGATGCCGACCTGTTCGGGCATCAGATCAAAAAGGGCGACAAGCTCATCCTCTGGTATCTGTCGGCGAACCGCGACGAGAGCGTGTTCGACGACGGCGACGCGCTGCGGCTCGACCGCGAGAATGCGCGGCGGCACCTGTCCTTCGGCTACGGCGTCCACCGCTGCGTCGGCGCGCGCCTCGCCGAACTGCAACTGCGCATCCTGCTCGAGGAAATGGCGGCGCGGCGGATGCGCGTGACGGTCGCGGGCGAGCCCGAACGCGTCCACGCCTGCTTCGTCCACGGCTTCCGCGCACTGCCGGTGCAAATCGCGAAATATTGA
- a CDS encoding ABC transporter permease, with translation MTPFIRNMFVVARRDFLAIVATPTFLLFLLAPLFMVGMGLAGGVGASQLADSARDKGRIVAVADPAQIEALRAADTRLRAVMPREPALLELRVAGPAADPVAIAREKGSDTYAVMSGNLAAPRIVEREEGSGSGRYLALLAGEVRRAEAAGDLPPVNPRFESLASGGTSIAVQQSLGFGAVFVIFLLTLLLAGQTVSSLAEEKGNKVIEILAAAVPLESVFLGKLLGFLGVAVLFIAFWMALAFGGGLIAATQMDPAAIAAAGKAGKAATALAATPATGWPFFLGIGFIYFVMAFLLLGAVFLGVGAQAATVREIQMLSLPITIFQVGMFSLCAAAASAPDSGLARFAQIFPFSSPLAMAARAATDDAKAIHLLALGWQALWVALVVWISVRLFRAGVLSSGSGWKFWRGKKAVAAAAAAIEAASSQPR, from the coding sequence ATGACCCCCTTCATCCGCAATATGTTCGTAGTTGCGCGGCGCGACTTTCTCGCGATCGTCGCGACGCCGACCTTCCTCCTCTTCCTGCTCGCGCCGCTGTTCATGGTCGGCATGGGGCTTGCGGGCGGCGTCGGCGCGTCGCAGCTCGCCGACAGCGCGCGCGACAAGGGCCGCATCGTCGCGGTCGCCGACCCCGCCCAGATCGAAGCGCTGCGCGCCGCCGACACGCGGCTGCGCGCCGTAATGCCGCGCGAGCCCGCGTTGCTCGAACTGCGCGTCGCCGGTCCCGCCGCCGACCCCGTCGCGATCGCGCGCGAAAAGGGCAGCGACACCTATGCGGTGATGAGCGGCAACCTCGCGGCGCCGCGCATCGTCGAGCGCGAGGAGGGCAGCGGCTCGGGACGCTATCTCGCCCTGCTCGCGGGCGAGGTGCGGCGCGCCGAGGCAGCCGGCGACCTGCCGCCGGTGAACCCGCGCTTCGAAAGCCTGGCGAGCGGCGGCACGAGCATCGCGGTGCAACAGTCGCTCGGTTTCGGCGCGGTGTTCGTCATCTTCCTTCTGACCCTGCTCCTCGCGGGCCAGACCGTCAGCTCGCTCGCCGAGGAAAAGGGCAACAAGGTCATAGAGATCCTCGCCGCCGCGGTGCCGCTCGAAAGCGTCTTTCTCGGCAAACTGCTCGGCTTCCTCGGCGTCGCGGTGCTGTTCATCGCCTTCTGGATGGCACTCGCGTTCGGCGGCGGACTGATCGCCGCGACCCAGATGGACCCCGCGGCGATCGCCGCCGCAGGCAAGGCGGGCAAGGCGGCGACCGCGCTCGCCGCGACGCCCGCGACCGGCTGGCCCTTCTTCCTCGGCATCGGCTTCATCTATTTCGTGATGGCCTTCCTGCTGCTCGGCGCCGTCTTCCTCGGCGTCGGCGCGCAGGCGGCGACGGTGCGCGAGATTCAGATGCTCAGCCTGCCGATCACCATCTTCCAGGTCGGCATGTTCAGCCTGTGCGCTGCCGCCGCGAGCGCACCCGACAGCGGCCTCGCCCGTTTCGCTCAGATATTTCCCTTCTCCTCGCCGCTCGCGATGGCGGCGCGCGCCGCGACCGACGATGCGAAGGCGATCCACCTGCTCGCGCTCGGCTGGCAGGCGCTGTGGGTCGCGCTCGTCGTCTGGATTTCGGTGCGCCTGTTCCGCGCCGGCGTGCTCAGCAGCGGCAGCGGCTGGAAATTCTGGCGCGGCAAAAAAGCTGTCGCTGCGGCTGCGGCCGCCATAGAGGCCGCTTCGTCCCAGCCTCGTTGA
- a CDS encoding ATP-binding cassette domain-containing protein: MIGDRHLNDFSVEADGLTKYFGDYKAVDHVSLSVPAGSIYGVLGPNGAGKTTSLRMTLGIIDPDEGTSRLLGGHRPQSVRHRIGYLPEERGLYPGMKAREAIAFMGALRGLDWSEGRRRAATFMTELGLERVIDSKIRKMSKGMAQMVQLIGSIVHAPDLIVLDEPFSGLDPVNQERLETLVRREQARGATILFSTHVMAHAERLCDRIAIIARSARRFEGTVDEARALLPMQVRYTPRDAGDPAAVAATLPAGAERRGDAWHFAIEDGGVEPLLAQITASGHGVTGLSISRPALHDAFVHIVRQVDAGFDADAAEDAIEEASA, from the coding sequence ATGATTGGGGACCGGCATTTGAACGATTTCAGCGTCGAGGCGGACGGCCTCACCAAATATTTCGGCGATTACAAGGCGGTCGACCATGTCAGCCTCAGCGTGCCGGCGGGCAGCATCTATGGCGTGCTCGGTCCCAACGGCGCGGGCAAGACGACGAGTCTCAGGATGACGCTCGGCATCATCGACCCCGACGAGGGGACGAGCCGGCTGCTCGGCGGGCACCGGCCGCAATCGGTGCGCCACCGCATCGGCTATCTGCCCGAAGAGCGCGGGCTGTACCCGGGCATGAAGGCGCGCGAGGCGATCGCCTTCATGGGCGCGCTGCGCGGGCTCGACTGGTCCGAAGGGCGCCGCCGCGCCGCGACCTTCATGACCGAACTCGGCCTCGAACGCGTGATCGATTCGAAGATCCGCAAGATGTCGAAGGGCATGGCGCAGATGGTCCAGCTCATCGGCTCGATCGTCCACGCCCCCGACCTCATCGTGCTCGACGAGCCTTTTTCGGGACTCGACCCCGTCAACCAGGAACGGCTCGAAACGCTCGTCCGGCGCGAACAGGCGCGCGGCGCGACGATCCTCTTCTCGACGCATGTGATGGCGCACGCCGAGCGCCTTTGCGACCGCATCGCGATCATCGCGCGCTCGGCGCGGCGATTCGAGGGAACGGTCGACGAAGCGCGCGCGCTGCTCCCGATGCAGGTGCGCTACACCCCGCGCGATGCCGGCGATCCCGCCGCGGTCGCCGCGACCCTGCCCGCCGGCGCCGAACGGCGCGGCGACGCGTGGCATTTCGCGATCGAGGATGGCGGCGTCGAACCTTTGCTCGCCCAAATCACCGCGAGCGGCCATGGCGTCACCGGCCTGTCGATCAGCCGCCCGGCGCTCCACGACGCCTTCGTCCATATCGTCCGTCAGGTCGACGCGGGTTTCGACGCCGACGCCGCCGAAGATGCCATCGAGGAGGCGAGCGCATGA
- the queG gene encoding tRNA epoxyqueuosine(34) reductase QueG, with translation MVAEALPSLEQRLEAVAREHGFAAFGIARADAAPQTAARLNQWLAEGRHGDMIWMESRAEQRGSPKGLWPEVQSVIALGMSYAPALDPLALAAHSGRGRISVYAQGGDYHDVVKKALKAVARWLVGEAKGAEVKVFVDTAPVMEKPLSEAAGLGWQGKHTNLVSREHGSWLFLGAIYTTLDLVQSVPGRDTCGSCAACQDACPTDAFPAPYRLDARRCISYLTIEHNGPIPVALRRGIGNRIYGCDDCLAACPWNKFADTAHRHRAFLPRAELAAPSIGDLLDLDDEGFRQVFAGSPIKRIGRGRMVRNAAIAAGNSGDGHFVPALERLAKDESPMVADAALWALHELAS, from the coding sequence ATGGTTGCCGAAGCCTTGCCTTCGCTGGAACAACGCCTTGAAGCGGTCGCGCGCGAACATGGGTTCGCGGCGTTCGGGATCGCGCGCGCCGACGCGGCGCCGCAGACCGCCGCGCGGTTGAACCAATGGCTCGCCGAGGGGCGCCACGGCGACATGATCTGGATGGAAAGCCGCGCCGAACAGCGCGGATCGCCCAAGGGGCTGTGGCCCGAGGTCCAATCGGTGATCGCGCTTGGCATGAGCTATGCCCCCGCGCTCGATCCGCTCGCGCTGGCGGCGCATTCGGGGCGCGGGCGGATTTCGGTCTATGCGCAGGGCGGCGACTATCATGACGTCGTCAAAAAGGCGCTGAAGGCCGTCGCGCGCTGGCTTGTCGGCGAGGCGAAGGGCGCCGAGGTCAAGGTGTTCGTCGACACCGCGCCGGTGATGGAAAAGCCGCTGTCGGAAGCGGCGGGGCTCGGCTGGCAGGGCAAGCACACCAATCTCGTCAGCCGCGAGCATGGCAGCTGGCTGTTTCTGGGCGCGATCTATACGACGCTCGACCTGGTGCAGTCGGTGCCGGGGCGCGATACGTGCGGCAGCTGTGCGGCGTGCCAGGATGCGTGCCCGACCGACGCCTTTCCCGCGCCGTACCGGCTCGATGCGCGGCGCTGTATCTCCTACCTGACGATCGAGCATAATGGTCCGATCCCGGTCGCGCTGCGGCGCGGGATCGGCAACCGCATCTATGGCTGCGACGATTGTCTTGCCGCCTGCCCGTGGAACAAGTTCGCCGACACCGCGCACAGGCACAGGGCTTTCCTGCCGCGCGCCGAACTGGCGGCGCCGTCGATCGGCGACCTGCTCGACCTCGACGATGAAGGATTCCGGCAGGTCTTCGCGGGGTCGCCGATCAAGCGGATCGGGCGCGGACGGATGGTGCGCAACGCGGCGATCGCCGCGGGGAACAGCGGCGATGGGCACTTCGTGCCCGCACTCGAACGGCTGGCGAAGGACGAATCGCCGATGGTCGCCGATGCGGCCTTATGGGCGCTTCACGAACTGGCGTCGTGA
- a CDS encoding EI24 domain-containing protein, which produces MARAAHAFLLALRDLPHPRVLRVLAQSLALTLLLLVASGSAIFFGARWALAHWKWLDGAQLDMAGVLIILLIIAGSWLLFRAVAIVVIGLFADGIVAGVEGRHYPAAAARAVDVGWRQNIRLALASLVRLIGGNLLALPVYILLLATGIGTPVFALFVNALLLGRDLEAMVLARHPDRSRFDRPARWSLGLLSAASFVVPVANLLAPILSAAMAVHMLHLGKGDPEI; this is translated from the coding sequence ATGGCCCGCGCCGCCCACGCTTTCCTGCTCGCGCTGCGAGACCTGCCTCACCCGCGCGTACTCCGCGTCCTCGCGCAAAGCCTCGCACTCACGCTCCTGCTCCTCGTCGCATCGGGCTCGGCGATCTTCTTCGGCGCGCGCTGGGCGCTCGCGCACTGGAAGTGGCTCGACGGCGCGCAGCTCGACATGGCGGGCGTGCTGATCATCCTCCTGATCATTGCCGGAAGCTGGCTGCTCTTTCGCGCGGTCGCAATCGTCGTCATCGGCCTCTTCGCCGACGGCATCGTCGCCGGTGTCGAGGGACGCCATTATCCCGCCGCGGCGGCGCGCGCGGTCGACGTCGGCTGGCGGCAGAATATCCGCCTCGCGCTCGCCTCGCTCGTCCGCCTGATCGGCGGCAATCTGCTCGCACTCCCCGTCTATATCCTGCTGCTCGCGACGGGGATCGGAACGCCGGTCTTCGCGCTCTTCGTCAACGCGCTGCTGCTCGGCCGCGATCTCGAGGCGATGGTGCTCGCGCGCCACCCGGACCGCTCGCGCTTCGACCGGCCGGCGCGCTGGTCGCTCGGGCTGCTGTCCGCCGCAAGCTTCGTGGTGCCCGTCGCCAATTTGTTGGCGCCGATATTGAGCGCCGCTATGGCCGTGCACATGCTGCATCTCGGCAAGGGGGACCCCGAAATATGA
- a CDS encoding adenosine kinase: MASTARFDVVAIGNAIVDVLARADDALITAEGLTKGSMRLIDAEEAERLYAAMGPAVEVSGGSAANTLAGMAALGERCAFIGQVADDQLGHVFTHDLRALGVAYETPALKEGAPTARCLILVTPDGQRTMNTFLGASHLLDRAMIDEEWIADSEILYLEGYLWDPELSRAAMRRAIDVSRAAGRKVAFTLSDAFIIDRHGADFRNLIGEGLFDILFANEVEIQALAETDDFEAAVAKIAPQVPLLVVTRGAHGAIALQGGERTEVGAEPIDQVVDTTGAGDLFASGFLAGLAEGRSMRDCLTMGAVCAREIIAQVGPRAQTDLKAKVAARLG, encoded by the coding sequence ATGGCCTCCACCGCCCGTTTCGACGTCGTCGCCATCGGCAATGCGATCGTCGACGTTCTTGCCCGCGCCGACGATGCGCTGATCACCGCCGAAGGCCTGACCAAGGGGTCGATGCGGCTGATCGACGCCGAAGAGGCCGAGCGGCTCTATGCGGCGATGGGCCCGGCGGTCGAAGTGTCGGGCGGCAGCGCGGCGAACACCCTCGCGGGCATGGCGGCGCTCGGCGAACGCTGCGCCTTCATCGGGCAGGTCGCCGACGACCAGCTCGGCCATGTCTTCACGCACGATCTGCGCGCTTTGGGCGTCGCTTATGAAACTCCGGCGCTCAAGGAGGGCGCGCCGACCGCGCGCTGCCTGATCCTCGTCACCCCCGACGGCCAGCGCACGATGAACACCTTTCTGGGCGCGAGCCACCTGCTCGATAGGGCGATGATCGACGAGGAGTGGATCGCCGATTCCGAAATCCTCTATCTCGAAGGCTATTTGTGGGATCCCGAACTGTCGCGCGCGGCGATGCGGCGCGCGATCGATGTGTCGCGCGCGGCGGGGCGCAAGGTCGCCTTCACGCTTTCGGACGCCTTCATCATCGACCGCCACGGCGCCGATTTCCGTAATCTGATCGGCGAAGGGCTTTTCGACATCCTCTTCGCGAACGAGGTCGAAATCCAGGCGCTGGCCGAGACCGACGATTTCGAAGCCGCGGTCGCTAAGATCGCGCCGCAGGTGCCGCTGCTCGTCGTCACGCGCGGCGCGCACGGCGCGATCGCGTTGCAGGGTGGCGAGCGCACCGAGGTCGGCGCCGAGCCGATCGACCAGGTCGTCGACACCACCGGCGCCGGCGACCTGTTTGCCTCAGGTTTCCTTGCGGGCCTGGCGGAAGGTCGGTCGATGCGCGATTGCCTGACGATGGGCGCGGTGTGTGCGCGCGAGATCATCGCGCAGGTCGGCCCGCGCGCGCAGACCGACCTCAAGGCGAAGGTCGCGGCGCGGCTGGGGTAG